A genomic stretch from Antarcticibacterium flavum includes:
- a CDS encoding nucleotide sugar dehydrogenase: protein MKIKNICCIGAGYVGGPTMAVIAQKCPDIDITVVDINENRIAAWNDEDVENIPIYEPGLSDIVKEARGRNLFFSTDVDAAIDKADMIFISVNTPTKTYGIGKGMAADLKYIELCARQIARVAKDDKIVIEKSTLPVRTAAALKNILDNTGNGVKYQILSNPEFLAEGTAVQDLLNPDRVLIGGDIDTEKGQEAVNALVDIYATWIPQENILTTNVWSSELSKLTANAFLAQRVSSINAMSELCEVTGADVGEVSRAVGKDSRIGPKFLQASVGFGGSCFQKDILNLVYISKTFGLNEVADYWEQVIIMNDHQKRRFAEKIVKTLYNTVAGKKIAILGWAFKKDTNDTRESAAIYVTDYLLNEQADIVVYDPKVNKEQVFADLEYLGTHSSEEIRERVQVLTSAMDATREAHAVAVLTEWDEFQELNWQKIYDSMLKPAFLFDGRRLLEGKSKRKIGFEYYSIGS, encoded by the coding sequence ATGAAAATAAAAAACATTTGTTGCATAGGTGCTGGTTACGTTGGAGGACCCACCATGGCTGTTATAGCTCAAAAATGTCCTGATATTGATATTACAGTAGTTGATATTAATGAAAATCGAATTGCTGCATGGAATGATGAGGATGTGGAGAATATTCCAATATATGAGCCGGGGCTTTCTGATATTGTTAAGGAGGCCAGGGGAAGAAATTTATTTTTTTCTACAGATGTTGATGCTGCTATAGATAAGGCCGATATGATCTTTATTTCTGTAAATACTCCCACGAAGACTTATGGAATAGGAAAAGGAATGGCGGCAGATCTTAAGTATATCGAGCTCTGTGCCCGTCAGATCGCCAGGGTGGCGAAAGATGATAAGATCGTGATAGAAAAATCTACTTTACCTGTGAGAACTGCTGCAGCTTTAAAAAATATATTGGACAATACCGGGAACGGAGTTAAATATCAAATACTGTCCAATCCGGAATTTCTGGCGGAAGGTACCGCAGTGCAGGATCTTTTAAATCCTGACAGGGTGCTTATTGGAGGTGATATAGATACAGAAAAAGGACAGGAAGCAGTGAATGCTCTGGTGGATATTTATGCTACCTGGATCCCACAGGAGAATATTTTGACAACGAATGTTTGGTCTTCAGAATTATCCAAATTAACCGCTAATGCCTTCCTTGCTCAACGGGTTTCCAGCATTAATGCAATGTCAGAACTTTGTGAGGTGACCGGAGCAGATGTTGGGGAAGTTTCAAGAGCTGTGGGAAAAGATTCAAGGATTGGACCTAAATTTTTACAAGCCTCAGTAGGCTTTGGTGGTTCTTGTTTTCAAAAAGATATTTTGAACCTGGTTTACATTTCTAAAACCTTTGGTTTAAATGAAGTGGCAGACTACTGGGAGCAGGTGATTATTATGAACGATCATCAAAAAAGGAGGTTTGCAGAGAAAATAGTTAAAACATTATATAATACTGTTGCCGGAAAGAAAATTGCCATTCTGGGATGGGCATTTAAAAAGGATACCAACGACACCCGGGAATCTGCAGCTATTTATGTTACAGATTATCTATTGAATGAGCAGGCAGATATTGTGGTATATGATCCTAAAGTAAATAAAGAGCAAGTTTTTGCAGATCTTGAGTACTTAGGAACCCATAGCAGTGAGGAAATTCGAGAAAGAGTCCAAGTTTTAACCTCGGCAATGGATGCTACCAGGGAGGCCCATGCTGTAGCTGTGTTGACAGAATGGGATGAATTTCAAGAATTGAACTGGCAAAAGATATATGATAGTATGCTTAAGCCGGCTTTCTTGTTTGATGGGAGAAGATTACTTGAAGGAAAGTCAAAAAGAAAAATTGGTTTCGAATATTACAGTATTGGCAGTTAA
- a CDS encoding nucleotide sugar dehydrogenase, with the protein MKNIKIAVIGLGYVGLPLARLFATKYPVVGFDINQSRVKELMTGHDSTLEVEDDILKSALVEKETLQNENGLFCSAELEDIKDCNYYIITVPTPVDKNNRPDLTPLYKSSESVGKVLKKDDIVIYESTVYPGVTEDECVPVLERVSGLKFNEDFFVGYSPERINPGDKEHTVEKILKVTAGSTPEIGKKVDALYAEVITAGTHLAPTIKVAEAAKVIENSQRDINIAFVNELAKIFNMMGIDTQDVLEAAGTKWNFLPFKPGLVGGHCIGVDPYYLAQKAQELGYHPEIILAGRRMNDSMGQYVASEVVKLMLKNDQKVKGANILVMGITFKENCPDVRNTKVVDVIKNLEEYGTKVTIYDPLANPVEVRHEYGLTTTKSLPSDQFDAVVLAVAHKEFLEMDFNLLKNGNTVVYDVKGVLGDRCDKKL; encoded by the coding sequence ATGAAAAACATTAAAATAGCAGTCATAGGCTTAGGTTACGTAGGCCTCCCATTAGCAAGACTCTTTGCTACGAAATATCCTGTCGTTGGATTTGATATTAATCAATCCCGGGTTAAAGAATTAATGACGGGACATGATTCTACATTGGAGGTAGAAGATGATATTCTAAAGTCAGCTTTAGTTGAAAAGGAAACCCTGCAAAATGAGAATGGCCTTTTTTGTTCTGCAGAATTGGAAGATATAAAAGATTGTAATTACTATATTATTACTGTACCTACACCAGTTGACAAAAACAATCGTCCAGATCTTACTCCGCTTTATAAATCCAGCGAAAGTGTTGGGAAAGTTTTAAAGAAAGATGATATAGTGATATACGAATCTACTGTATATCCCGGAGTTACTGAAGATGAATGTGTGCCCGTACTGGAAAGGGTAAGCGGACTTAAATTCAACGAAGACTTTTTTGTAGGTTATTCCCCTGAACGGATCAACCCGGGTGATAAAGAGCATACAGTAGAAAAGATTCTTAAGGTTACTGCCGGTTCAACACCTGAGATTGGAAAAAAGGTAGATGCTTTATATGCGGAAGTTATAACCGCAGGTACCCATTTGGCACCTACAATTAAAGTAGCTGAAGCAGCAAAAGTGATAGAGAATTCTCAGCGTGACATAAACATTGCTTTTGTAAACGAACTTGCAAAGATTTTCAACATGATGGGAATAGATACCCAGGATGTTTTGGAAGCCGCAGGCACAAAATGGAATTTCCTTCCCTTCAAACCTGGACTTGTAGGAGGCCATTGTATTGGAGTTGATCCTTATTATTTAGCGCAAAAAGCTCAGGAACTGGGATATCATCCTGAAATCATCCTCGCCGGGAGAAGAATGAATGACTCTATGGGGCAATATGTAGCTTCCGAAGTTGTTAAGCTAATGTTGAAGAATGACCAGAAGGTAAAAGGGGCTAATATTTTGGTAATGGGAATCACTTTCAAGGAAAACTGCCCGGATGTACGAAATACCAAAGTAGTAGATGTGATCAAGAACCTTGAAGAATACGGGACAAAAGTTACGATATATGATCCTCTTGCTAATCCAGTGGAGGTACGCCATGAATATGGCTTAACTACTACTAAATCACTCCCTTCAGATCAATTTGATGCCGTGGTACTAGCTGTAGCCCATAAAGAATTCCTTGAAATGGATTTCAATTTACTTAAAAATGGCAATACGGTAGTGTATGATGTCAAGGGCGTTTTAGGAGATAGATGCGATAAAAAACTATAA
- a CDS encoding SDR family oxidoreductase gives MVQEQFFKLSSSKILVTGGAGFIGSNLCEKLLDLGAIVVCLDNFSTGHKHNLNAIIEDPNFSLIEGDIRDIDVCRRASEGVDYILHEAALGSVPRSLKDPVTTNEVNVSGFLNMLVAARDAGVKRFVYAASSSTYGDSKGLPKVEDVIGKPLSPYAITKYVNELYADIFKDAYDLDTIGLRYFNVFGRKQDPNGAYAAVIPKFVIQLMNHESPVINGDGTYSRDFTYIDNVIQMNLLALTTENKEAVNQVYNTAVGDRTNLLELTTLLKKNLSKYDPEIANVEIKHGPNRPGDIPHSLASVDKAKELLRYDPQYKIEDGLKKAVDWYWENLK, from the coding sequence ATGGTTCAAGAACAATTTTTTAAATTAAGTTCTTCAAAAATATTAGTTACCGGAGGAGCCGGGTTTATTGGCTCTAATCTTTGTGAAAAGCTCCTTGATCTCGGAGCGATTGTAGTTTGTCTGGACAATTTTTCCACCGGGCACAAACATAATCTCAATGCAATTATTGAAGATCCTAATTTCTCCTTAATAGAGGGGGATATAAGGGATATAGATGTTTGCCGAAGGGCAAGTGAGGGTGTAGATTATATTCTTCACGAGGCAGCGCTGGGATCGGTTCCGCGATCATTGAAAGATCCTGTAACCACCAACGAAGTGAATGTATCAGGATTTTTAAATATGCTTGTGGCTGCACGCGATGCGGGGGTTAAAAGGTTTGTATATGCCGCCAGTTCTTCCACTTATGGAGATTCCAAAGGATTGCCAAAAGTAGAAGATGTTATTGGAAAACCATTATCTCCTTATGCTATTACAAAATATGTAAATGAGTTGTACGCAGATATTTTCAAGGATGCCTATGATCTGGATACAATCGGTCTGCGATATTTTAATGTTTTTGGACGCAAGCAGGATCCCAATGGCGCTTATGCAGCAGTAATACCCAAATTTGTGATCCAGCTTATGAATCATGAATCTCCAGTCATAAATGGGGATGGAACTTATTCCCGGGATTTTACTTATATAGATAATGTGATCCAGATGAATCTTCTGGCGCTTACAACTGAAAATAAGGAAGCTGTAAATCAGGTTTATAATACCGCAGTTGGGGACAGGACCAACTTATTGGAGCTTACCACTCTGTTAAAGAAAAATTTGTCGAAATATGATCCTGAAATAGCTAATGTGGAGATAAAACATGGTCCTAACAGGCCGGGCGATATTCCTCATTCTCTTGCATCAGTTGATAAGGCAAAGGAGTTGTTAAGGTATGATCCTCAATATAAGATAGAAGATGGATTAAAAAAGGCGGTTGATTGGTATTGGGAAAATTTGAAGTGA
- a CDS encoding IS1595 family transposase yields MRILEFMDKFSDEQSCKEYFRYVRMKEGVICKKCGCKNHYWLKAKWQFQCSRCCFRTTLRSGTVMENSRLPFRTWFLVMLFMTSTKEGMSASELQRQLGHKRYMTIWSIMHRLRGVMGKRDDLYQLTDMVEFDEGYFEKQVPEQTREKLKRGRGSQRQINVAVMAESTPLENIESGKLSSHCKFFKMKVLESHKASEVESLIKGSLDPNTVVLSDKSTSYFKFEDYVEAHITTKSNKKTTVEILKWVHIAISNAKRNFLGIHHRINGEYMQSYLDEFVYKLNRRHFKSIFERLVVASVYPYWQTTE; encoded by the coding sequence ATGAGAATTTTAGAATTTATGGATAAGTTTTCTGATGAACAAAGTTGCAAAGAGTATTTCAGGTATGTTAGGATGAAAGAAGGGGTGATCTGCAAAAAGTGTGGTTGTAAGAACCATTACTGGTTAAAGGCCAAATGGCAATTCCAGTGCTCAAGATGTTGTTTCAGAACAACCTTAAGAAGTGGAACAGTTATGGAGAATTCCCGTCTTCCATTTCGCACTTGGTTCCTTGTGATGCTTTTTATGACCAGTACCAAAGAAGGAATGTCCGCAAGTGAGCTACAGCGCCAGTTAGGCCACAAAAGGTATATGACCATCTGGTCGATAATGCACCGATTACGTGGTGTGATGGGCAAGCGAGATGATTTATATCAGCTTACCGACATGGTTGAGTTTGATGAGGGATATTTTGAAAAACAGGTGCCTGAACAAACCAGGGAGAAGCTAAAACGGGGTCGGGGCAGCCAACGTCAAATTAATGTTGCCGTGATGGCAGAGTCCACACCTCTTGAAAATATTGAATCAGGTAAATTATCAAGCCATTGCAAGTTCTTTAAAATGAAAGTCCTGGAAAGCCACAAGGCTTCGGAAGTGGAATCTTTAATAAAAGGTTCATTGGATCCAAATACTGTTGTGCTGTCCGATAAAAGTACGAGCTATTTTAAATTTGAGGATTATGTGGAGGCGCACATAACCACAAAATCAAACAAGAAAACCACGGTTGAAATCCTGAAATGGGTACATATAGCCATTAGCAATGCAAAAAGGAACTTCTTAGGCATCCATCATAGAATTAATGGGGAATATATGCAAAGCTATCTGGATGAATTCGTCTATAAGCTTAACAGAAGGCACTTCAAATCAATTTTTGAGAGACTGGTGGTAGCAAGTGTTTATCCTTACTGGCAAACAACCGAGTAA